The Deltaproteobacteria bacterium genomic sequence CTGCCCTCGATGATCACCGAGGGCCTGCCGGACTTCACGACGGTGCTGGAGGGGGTCAGCCACTTCGTCTACCTGGCCTGGCGGGCCCTGCGCGACGAGGAGGTGAGCCTGCTGGAGCTGGAGATCCAGGCCGAGATCGACAAGTTCGTGGCCTCGCTCCTCCACCTCTGGCGTCGAGGCCAGAAGGGGGCCTCGGCGGCCCTGCGCGAGCGGCTCTTCGAGCGGGTGCGCTTCCGCGAGTCCCTGAGCGAGGGAGAGTCGGATCGCTACCGCACCGCCAACGATCTGGCCCGGGGCTACTGCCGCCTCCTCGAGGCCCGCTTCCTCGCCGAGGGCAGCCCCGAGGGCCTGCTGCGGGAGGTGCGCCGCCTCTACCGCCTCGGGGGTGCCCAGAAGCGCGCCCACCTGCGCCGCTCGCGCGCGTGAGGAAGAGCGTCGCCTTCGGGCTCGGGGCCCTGACCTCGCTGGCCGCGGTCGCCCTGGTCCTCGCCGCGGTGTGGCTCGAGCGAGGGGAGCCCTCGGCCGCGCGCCGGGAGCCCGCGCCGATCGCGGAGGCGAGGACCGGCGCGGCGCCACCGGAGGAGCGGCCCTCCCTCGGCCTCGACGTCCCCCGGATCACCTCCACCCGAGACTTCGAGGCCATGGCGACCGAGGGGCCCTCCGGGGTGGTGCTCGGCCGATCGGTGAAGTTCCTCATCGACGCCCGGGATCCGGAGGCGCGCACCGTGCACTTCATCAACGGGCGCTTCGAGGGCGCGGTCCTCAACCGGAGGGCGCCCACCCTGCACTACTTCTTCGCGGTGGAGGTGCTGGGCATCTCGATGCCCCGCCTCGACTTCGACGACGTCACCTACCGCGCGGAAGAGAAGACCTTCGTCGCGGGCACGGTGCAGGAGTACCGGCTCGTCGGTGAGGACACGCCCACCTACGCCATCCAGTTCACTCCCCAGGATCCGATCTCGGAGGCCGAGCTCGGCCGGGCGGTGCTCCAGACCGCCGAGCACCTCTCCCTGCCGGACGCGCGTGTCGTCTTCGTGTCGACCGGCCTGCACCAGACGACCGAGACCGTGGGGGCGCAGCTCGAGGCGAAGGGAGTGAAGGTGCTGGCCCTCGACCAGGTCCTCGGCGCGGTCGAGTACCTGCCGATGAACCCGGGAGAGGCCTGGGGAATCCTGCGGGTCTTCCCGGAGGACCTCGAGGACCTCACCGCCGAGGACATCCCGGTCTTCGACGAGCTGCCCCTCGACCTCTCGGTCGTCGCGGCGACGATCACCCGCGCGGTGCAGGACAACGGCTCGCACATCAACCTCAAGGCCAAGGAGCGGGGGACCCCGAACATGGTCCTGCGCTCCGCCGGCCCCCGGCACCCGCGCCTCGCCTCGCTCGCGGACCGGCCGGTCCACCTCCGGGTGGAGGCCGGGGGCTACACCCTGGAGCCCTCCACCCTGGCGGAGGTCCGGGCCCGGCGCGCTGAGCGCAGCTCGCTCCCCTGGCAGCCCCTGCAGCTCGATCGCGAGGCGGGCCTGGCCTCCTTCGACTCGATGTGCGGCGAAGAGGCGTCGGCCTGCCTGAAGGCGACGGGCAAGTGGGGCGGCAAGGCCGCTAAGCTCGGCTTCCTCCGGCACGGGTCGGTGGTGGGCGAGATCGGGCTCTTCGGGCTCGCGGAGATGCTCGGCTACGAGCCGACCCCCCGCGGCGTCGGGGTGCCGGTGGTGACCTACCACGACTTCGTGGCCGCGAACCCCGACCTCGCCTCGGCGCTCGCCACCTTCATCGCCCGGGAGAAGGCCGGCACCAGCTCCCCTCGCGAGCGGCGAGAGGCCATCGCGAAGCTCCAGGCGCTCTTCATGGGGGGGCGCTTCCCTCCCGGCGTGGTGCAGGAGATCCGGGACATGGCGATCTCCGTCTTCCCGGAGGGGACCCGCGACCTGAAGGTCCGCTCCTCGGCCAACGCCGAGGATCTCCCGGGCTTCGACGGGGCCGGCCTCTACGACAGCTTCCGGGCGAGCCTCTCGGCCACGCCCGGTCCCTGCCGGCGGGTCGTCGACCCGCGCACCCGCGAGGTGAGCATCCGGCCGCGCACCCTGGAGTGCGTGATCAAGGGCGTCTACGCCAGCCTCTGGAACAGGCGGGCGGTCGAGGAGCGCAGCTACGCCCGGGTGGATCATGCCACCGCGGGGATGGGGCTCGCCATCGTCCCTCGCTACCGGCAGCTGGGCGACATCGTGGCGAACGTGGTGGTCATCACCCGGCCGATCAACGCGAGCGGCGTCTTCGGCTACACCCTCTCCAGCCAGCGGGGGAACAGCCTGGTGACGAACCCCGAACCGGGGACCCACGCCGAGTCGATCGCCGTCGGCCTGCTGCCCTACGAGGAGGCCACCTTCTCGGTGGTCCGCTTCGCCCGGCCCGACCCCGGAGGCCCCGAGCTGCGCCGGACCGTGATGAGCAAGAACGAGATGCTGGTCCTGCTGGAGATCGTGAAGCGGGTGGAGGTCGCCTATTGCCTGGCGGATCCCGCCTACTATCCGGCCTCCGAGGGCTGCCCGAACGTGATCTACGACGACGAGAAGCCCACCGCGCTCGATCTCGAGCTCAAGCTCTACGCCGACGGGCGCTTCCTCCTGAAGCAGGTGCGCGAGTTCGGTGGGCGTTGACCCCCAGGCGGGGAGAGCCAGCGTCTCCGCCGGTTGACGAAGGGGCCGATGTCTGACCACCTGCGTCGAACGGTGGCCTCGACGACGGGTCGAGGCACCCACGAGGTCCGAAGACGTTGCGGGACTTCGCACGGGAGGCTCTCCCGGTCGCGCGCGATGCTCTCGCCTCTCACCCCGTAGAACCCACCCAACTGGAGCTGCTCGTGGCCAAGAACAAACACACCTTCGCCAAGCGTCAACGTGAGCTGAAGAAGATGCAGAAGGCCGCCGACAAGCGAGAGCGGCGCCAGAAGCTGACGGCGGCGGCCAAGCGCCCGGGAGATCCCGCGGACGCGGCCGAGGAAGAGACCCCCGAGCCCATCACCGAGCCGGGCGCGCCTCTGCCCTCGGAGGACTGAGGGGACCGCCGGAAGCCAGAACGAGAGAGCCCCGCCTTCCAGTGAGGAGGGCGGGGCTCGCGGGGATCCCGGTGGGACCGAAACGACTAGAGCCGGCCGGGACGGGGCTTGTTCTGAGCCTCGTTCACGCGGAGGTCCCGGCCGTCCATCTCGTGGCCGTCGAGGGCCGCGATGGCCTCCTCGAGGCCGTCGTCGTCCATCTCCACGAAGCCGAAGCCGCGAGGCCGACCGGTCTCCCGATCGGTGATCAGCG encodes the following:
- a CDS encoding RNA-binding protein: MKKVYVGNLPFSATEDQVRDLFSAHCTVQSVALITDRETGRPRGFGFVEMDDDGLEEAIAALDGHEMDGRDLRVNEAQNKPRPGRL
- a CDS encoding PEP/pyruvate-binding domain-containing protein, whose product is MRKSVAFGLGALTSLAAVALVLAAVWLERGEPSAARREPAPIAEARTGAAPPEERPSLGLDVPRITSTRDFEAMATEGPSGVVLGRSVKFLIDARDPEARTVHFINGRFEGAVLNRRAPTLHYFFAVEVLGISMPRLDFDDVTYRAEEKTFVAGTVQEYRLVGEDTPTYAIQFTPQDPISEAELGRAVLQTAEHLSLPDARVVFVSTGLHQTTETVGAQLEAKGVKVLALDQVLGAVEYLPMNPGEAWGILRVFPEDLEDLTAEDIPVFDELPLDLSVVAATITRAVQDNGSHINLKAKERGTPNMVLRSAGPRHPRLASLADRPVHLRVEAGGYTLEPSTLAEVRARRAERSSLPWQPLQLDREAGLASFDSMCGEEASACLKATGKWGGKAAKLGFLRHGSVVGEIGLFGLAEMLGYEPTPRGVGVPVVTYHDFVAANPDLASALATFIAREKAGTSSPRERREAIAKLQALFMGGRFPPGVVQEIRDMAISVFPEGTRDLKVRSSANAEDLPGFDGAGLYDSFRASLSATPGPCRRVVDPRTREVSIRPRTLECVIKGVYASLWNRRAVEERSYARVDHATAGMGLAIVPRYRQLGDIVANVVVITRPINASGVFGYTLSSQRGNSLVTNPEPGTHAESIAVGLLPYEEATFSVVRFARPDPGGPELRRTVMSKNEMLVLLEIVKRVEVAYCLADPAYYPASEGCPNVIYDDEKPTALDLELKLYADGRFLLKQVREFGGR